The nucleotide window TTTTTCTCCCTTACTTAATCCCTCTCTTATTTTATTCTATTTAAACAAAAAAGCCCATTTTACAAATCTCTACAAGACCTATAAAATAAGCTCTTAAAACCTTCTCGCGGTTCTCAGTGGTGCCCAGACACACATTAAATTCAACGACAGACTTTTTAGCATTCCCCCATATCAACAATTATAATGGTTTACGACAATTTTTACAAGTCGTATTTTTTTTATTCTCAAAATATTCGCTTGACTTTCTGTCAAAACGGTAGTATATTGGTATTATGAAAGAGGTGCATTATGGATAAAAAAAGTTTGAATTTTAAAGTACCTGAAAAGCTTTATAATCAGCTCAAAGAAGAAGCAAATAAAAAAAATATTTCATTAGCTGCTATGATAAGAATAATATGTTCAGAGTATTTTGAAAGTAAAAAATAAAAAAAGCCCCTTTCATAAAGAAAAGAGCTTGAAGATTTAATATTTCCGTGACAAGAATATTATATCAAAAAAAGCTCTTAAAATCAACAAAAACAATAGATTTTAGGAGGAAAAATTATGAAAATTTTAAAAAAAGAAGTTGAGTTTAATGGAGTTAATTTAACAGGAATTAAAACACAAGAAGGTAAAATTTATATCATTGTGAAAGCTTTCTGTGAAATTTTAGGTATTGATCCAAGTGGACAACTTAAGAGAATCAAGCGTGATGAGACTTTAAACGAAGGTGTGGACATGATGTCCATACCTACTGAAAGCGGCAAACAAGATACAACCTTATTAGAACTTGACTTTTTGCCTATGTGGTTAACAGGCATAAGGGCAGAACGTTGTAAAAAAGAAATACGGCCATACTTAAAAGAATTTAAACTAAAAGCAAAAGATGTTCTGGCTGATGCTTTCTTGGGAAAAAGACTAGAACCTAAATTTTAAATTAAATATAATCCAAGACTTAAAGATATGGGTACACACATGTCAAACCTAGTAAATTTAGAGAAAGAATTAAGAGCGATACATAAAAAAATAATTATTGAATATAATTGTATTGATTCCTTAGCTTGTACAATGATTGAAATTCACAAGTGGAATAATAAATATATCCACCTAGAACACTATAAGAATCAAAAATAAGAAGATGCCTAATGAGGCATCTCCTTGTTTATCAGTTTTGTGGATGTTCTGAATAATTCGATAATTTTTTTGAAAATTCTTTTTTTATAAACTTTGAAAATATATTTATGTATTATTAGTATATTTTATTATTTATTTTACATGAAACAGAAATATCAAAAAAAGTTCCTCATTCTTTAAAATAATTTCTCTATATGCTATAATAAATCAAATTTAATAGGAGGTCTTACATCTTGAATTTTAAATATCTATTAACAAACAAATTAGAAGTTAAAAAAAGCAATAAATTAAACTTCGAAAAACATTCCAAAATAAAGTACAATAAGATAAAAATAAAAGGTAGAAACAATTGTATTACAACTTCAGATAATTCCGTTCTTAAGGAATGCCACATCGAAATAACTGGAGATAACAATAATATAACTTTATCAGCTAATTCAAAAGTGGCTAAGTGTAAAATCCAAATTACAGCAAATAATAGTTATATCAAATTTGATGAAAATACTAATATACAAGGTAGTAATATCCATCAGTTTTCCAATGAAGGTACAATTTCTATAGGAGAGTATACAACTTTCACTGGTGTTAATTTAATTTCGGAAGAAACTAATAATCAAATTATTATTGGGAAAAACTGTATGTTCTCATATGGAATTAATATTAGAAATACTGATAGTCATCCTATTTATGATCTTGATAATTACCTAATTAATAAAGGAAAACAAGTGACTATAAATAACAATGTTTGGGTTGGGATGGATGTTACTATTCTTAGAGGTTCTAATATTGAAGACGGCTGTGTGATAGGAGCCAAAAGTTTAGTTAGTGGTAATATAAATAAAAAAAATAGTATTGTGGCTGGAGTTCCTGCTAAAATCATAAGAGAAAATATCAAATGGGAACGTAAATTTAAATAAAAAAATACTCTCTGGAATTCCATAGAGTATTTTAACTTTATTAAGTTTTTAAAGTTTACATAGAAATTTTGAAAGTCTCCATTTTTTAAATATTTAATTATAATACATTTAATTATCACACTCAAATATATTAATTGAAATATTTTTTCAAAAATTCATCAAACCATTCATCAATTTCCGGCCAATCTGCTCGCCCAACTCCCTTAGCCGTTTTCATCTTAAGTGATGCAGTTATAAGTTCTTTCTTCATTTGTGGTTTTATCCTAGTCAGGAAATTATCTTCTTTTTTCAATTCTTCCAATGATTCCAAAACTTGCTCTTTTAAAATGTCTAAATTATTCTGTATATCTTCTTTCATAATAATACACCTCCATAATATTTTATATTATAATTCTAACAAATAATATACAATTATACGATTTTGAATATAGATGATTAATAGAAATCTCCAAAATAATTTCTCTGACTTTTTGGCATTTATAACAATATTTTTCATTTTCCTTAGTTTTTCTACATTTTAAAAAAGAACCCAATAAATTAACTGGGTTCTATCTTTTTAAAATATTTTTTATCATAATCATATAATACAAATAATAAGAAACTAAGCTTTATTATCTGAACTGCTACATTTACTGTATCTGTCATTTTCATTCTTCGTTTTCCTTCTATTAACATCATCCGTTCTTCTGTTTCCGACGGATACATTACCGCCACTTCTCTTAATGCTTTAAAATCTTCTTTCATAAGATGATGTCTTATACTCTCCTGTAACACTCCTAACAGCATTATCAATACAGCTAGTCTTACTATTAATCTTCTTGTATAATCCTGTCTACTTTTTTTCATTATTACCACCTGCCTTATTTTTTATATATTTTTCTACTAAGTCAGGAAGTATTTTTGCCATCATCTCACTTAAAAAGCCTAATAAGAATATCGGAAATGTGTTTATCAAATCTAATTCCTCTACTTTTAAATACTTCTGTAATGCTGTTAGATATACTGCTAAAGCAAAGCAACCCCATAATACTCTTAACCATATCGGCTTTATTGGCAAATTTTTCTCTGCTCTATAGGTTATATTCCCTAAACTCCCTATTATTATCGCATACACTATAAATAGTATATGCGATATATTCAGTATAAAATCCATTATGTTCTCCCCTCATATTTTAGATCCCTATTGCTTTCTTTTCCTCTTTTAATATTGATTCTAATAGGTTTCTCAAATCAAAAACCTCCCTAAGCTCTGTGAATACTCCTTCAAAAATATCTTCTGTAAAATCCTCTATAAAGTTCGGAATAAATTTATTATCTTTTAATTTAGCTGATTTAACGAATTTCTCTATATTATCCCACACATAATCATCCAGTATATTTTGAAGCTTATCTGCTCCTGCTTTCCCTTTGTTCACAATTTCTTCTTCCAAGATTCTTTTTCTGATCCACTCATTAATTTTTCCTACAATATACATTTTTGCCATTAATCCCATAATTTCCACT belongs to Sebaldella sp. S0638 and includes:
- a CDS encoding phage antirepressor N-terminal domain-containing protein, whose product is MKILKKEVEFNGVNLTGIKTQEGKIYIIVKAFCEILGIDPSGQLKRIKRDETLNEGVDMMSIPTESGKQDTTLLELDFLPMWLTGIRAERCKKEIRPYLKEFKLKAKDVLADAFLGKRLEPKF
- a CDS encoding acyltransferase; this translates as MNFKYLLTNKLEVKKSNKLNFEKHSKIKYNKIKIKGRNNCITTSDNSVLKECHIEITGDNNNITLSANSKVAKCKIQITANNSYIKFDENTNIQGSNIHQFSNEGTISIGEYTTFTGVNLISEETNNQIIIGKNCMFSYGINIRNTDSHPIYDLDNYLINKGKQVTINNNVWVGMDVTILRGSNIEDGCVIGAKSLVSGNINKKNSIVAGVPAKIIRENIKWERKFK